The following coding sequences lie in one Neosynechococcus sphagnicola sy1 genomic window:
- a CDS encoding sulfotransferase family protein: protein MALNMKICVLGNSHVGSLKNAWDELQRKYPNIEITFFAAPKNDLSGLSIRNQELVPTNKGLEKILHYTSGGKTKVNPKDFDLFLIYGLYFRVLKLDERFSDAVLIQACRDNYLQSLNYQVAAMVRQLSSRQIYIGHHPLKASESTVCSESKSISYNRVLGMTSTIPNISNLYFLPQPEITIENGWNTRIEYSKGSTRLEINVSRKNIEHPNSDLVHMNEKFGEIYLNAFLEKVSTEALISGNFFTCIGAQKAGTRWLHDNLDSHRDVWVPYIKELHYFDGIHIEANRNFLQKLIGNAKRRADSTVSMPDVERLWRKKYGNPAEIGDPWYVSLFEIANGAKAFGEVTPEYSMLPDEGFAHIARIAPQAKIIFIMRDPVGRVWSQIRFRATKKSDKGMLEPKRAIKFADSLPVVNRTTYDKTIERLEHFFPKEQILYLFYEDIARDGLSVLKNVCNFLQIEFDPVYFPKAGKRLNVSISADLPNTVRKHLKTKYAYLIDFVEDKFGRVPAEWRDS from the coding sequence TTGGCTTTAAATATGAAGATATGTGTTTTAGGCAATAGCCATGTAGGAAGTCTTAAGAATGCTTGGGATGAACTACAAAGGAAATATCCAAATATAGAGATTACGTTTTTTGCAGCCCCAAAAAATGATTTGAGCGGCCTTTCTATCCGGAATCAAGAGCTTGTCCCAACTAACAAAGGACTTGAAAAAATACTGCACTATACTTCGGGAGGGAAGACAAAAGTTAACCCTAAAGACTTTGATTTGTTTTTGATATATGGGCTTTATTTTAGGGTATTAAAATTAGACGAACGTTTCTCAGATGCGGTATTGATCCAAGCTTGCCGAGATAACTATCTTCAGTCCCTGAATTATCAAGTGGCTGCCATGGTTCGCCAACTGTCTTCGAGACAGATTTACATAGGCCACCACCCCCTCAAAGCAAGTGAGTCAACAGTCTGCTCCGAGTCAAAGTCTATCAGCTACAATCGGGTACTTGGAATGACTTCAACAATACCTAATATAAGTAATCTTTACTTCCTTCCCCAGCCTGAAATAACGATCGAGAATGGCTGGAATACTAGAATAGAATACTCAAAAGGTTCAACAAGGCTCGAAATTAATGTGAGCAGGAAAAACATCGAGCATCCAAACTCAGATCTAGTACACATGAATGAAAAATTCGGTGAAATTTATCTAAATGCCTTTTTGGAAAAAGTTTCTACAGAAGCATTAATATCAGGAAATTTCTTCACTTGTATTGGAGCTCAAAAAGCAGGAACACGTTGGCTTCACGATAATTTGGACTCTCATCGAGACGTATGGGTACCTTACATTAAGGAACTCCACTACTTCGACGGCATACACATAGAAGCGAATAGAAATTTTTTGCAGAAATTGATTGGAAATGCTAAACGGAGGGCGGACTCAACGGTGTCGATGCCAGATGTTGAACGCCTATGGCGCAAGAAGTATGGAAATCCAGCGGAAATTGGAGATCCATGGTATGTTTCATTATTTGAGATCGCTAACGGCGCTAAGGCATTTGGAGAAGTAACACCAGAATATTCCATGCTCCCGGATGAAGGTTTCGCACACATAGCGCGTATTGCACCCCAAGCGAAAATAATCTTCATTATGCGAGATCCGGTCGGGCGGGTATGGTCACAAATTCGCTTTCGGGCGACCAAAAAGTCAGACAAAGGAATGCTTGAGCCAAAACGGGCTATAAAATTTGCAGACTCATTACCAGTAGTTAATAGAACTACATACGATAAGACTATTGAACGTCTCGAGCATTTTTTCCCAAAGGAACAGATTCTTTATCTATTTTATGAGGATATAGCTAGAGACGGATTATCCGTGTTAAAAAACGTTTGCAACTTTCTACAGATCGAATTTGATCCGGTCTATTTTCCGAAAGCTGGGAAAAGGCTCAATGTCAGTATATCTGCGGACCTACCGAATACTGTGCGCAAGCACCTTAAGACCAAGTATGCATATCTTATTGATTTTGTAGAGGATAAATTTGGAAGAGTTCCCGCCGAATGGCGCGATTCATAA
- a CDS encoding GSCFA domain-containing protein — translation MIIYKPIHFETAMHPYKNLEEKFFWSSAIAKKNMFDIDGLWDPKFPITPRQKIVTFGSCFAQHIGRALELRGFNWLNTELAPAGLSAENAKKYNYGIFSCRTGNIYTASLLKQWVDWATKEASVPDEIWEKDERFFDPFRPNIEPNGFASKNELLHSRERTLESFNEALTTANLFVFTLGLTETWIHQQASYEYPMCPGTAAGTFDKNTHKFVNQKYPLIRKVLQETIKKIKELNPNIKFLLTVSPVPLTATMSGNHVLVATMESKAILRSVAGQLADQSSSVDYFPAYEIINATPFRGTFFESNQRSVNPVGIDHVMNCFFNCLNMKYPIERSPEKSHKSSDLHIRQLNAAHESAYDVVCEEEILSAFGK, via the coding sequence TTGATCATTTACAAGCCCATTCATTTTGAAACAGCAATGCATCCCTATAAGAACCTTGAGGAAAAATTTTTTTGGTCTTCGGCGATCGCAAAAAAGAATATGTTTGATATTGATGGATTGTGGGATCCAAAATTTCCCATAACACCGCGCCAAAAAATAGTTACTTTCGGTTCTTGTTTTGCTCAACATATCGGTCGAGCACTAGAGTTACGTGGCTTCAATTGGCTGAACACGGAGCTAGCACCTGCTGGTCTTAGTGCAGAAAATGCGAAGAAATATAATTATGGTATCTTCTCATGCCGAACCGGCAACATTTATACCGCTTCTCTGCTTAAACAATGGGTGGATTGGGCGACCAAAGAGGCAAGTGTGCCTGATGAAATTTGGGAGAAAGATGAAAGATTTTTCGATCCCTTCCGACCCAACATTGAACCGAATGGATTTGCTTCAAAGAACGAGCTTTTACATTCCCGTGAACGCACTTTAGAATCCTTTAATGAAGCTCTCACAACTGCAAACCTCTTCGTCTTCACCCTTGGCCTCACTGAAACCTGGATTCACCAGCAAGCCAGCTATGAATACCCGATGTGCCCTGGGACAGCAGCCGGTACATTTGACAAAAATACCCACAAATTCGTTAATCAAAAATACCCGTTAATACGGAAGGTACTTCAAGAAACAATCAAAAAAATAAAGGAGCTGAATCCGAATATCAAGTTCCTTCTAACGGTTTCGCCAGTTCCATTGACAGCGACTATGTCTGGGAATCACGTACTTGTAGCGACGATGGAATCAAAGGCAATTTTGAGGTCTGTTGCGGGTCAATTAGCTGACCAGTCTAGCTCGGTGGACTACTTTCCTGCCTATGAGATCATTAACGCTACACCTTTCCGGGGTACATTCTTTGAATCCAATCAACGAAGCGTCAATCCTGTCGGCATCGATCATGTCATGAATTGTTTCTTTAACTGCTTAAACATGAAATATCCTATTGAGCGATCCCCAGAAAAATCACATAAAAGTAGTGATTTACATATAAGGCAGTTGAATGCTGCTCACGAAAGTGCATACGACGTGGTATGCGAGGAGGAAATCTTAAGCGCTTTTGGTAAGTAA
- a CDS encoding ABC transporter ATP-binding protein — translation MSYSELKPPAKAPLLQIQQLCVNYGGIEALRGIDLEVYGGEVVTLIGANGAGKSTTLRAISRLIPPRSGQIYFQGRKITAYRPDQVVKLGIAQSPEGRRVLAHQTVLDNLELGAYTRDHGADIRADIDYQFQTFPRLAERRHQLAGTLSGGEQQMLAIARALMSRPQLLLLDEPSLGLAPTIVLEIFAIIQSLHTAGVTILLVEQNATLALQAADRGYVLEAGCITLEGPATELLTNEQVKRAYLG, via the coding sequence ATGAGCTACTCAGAACTCAAACCACCTGCCAAGGCACCGCTACTGCAAATCCAACAACTCTGCGTCAACTATGGAGGCATTGAGGCCCTCCGAGGGATTGATCTGGAGGTGTATGGCGGTGAGGTCGTCACCCTGATTGGGGCCAATGGTGCGGGCAAAAGTACCACCCTCCGGGCCATTTCTCGGTTGATCCCCCCTCGCAGTGGGCAGATTTACTTTCAAGGGCGAAAGATTACGGCCTATCGGCCTGATCAGGTGGTGAAGCTGGGCATTGCCCAAAGTCCAGAGGGTCGCCGGGTGCTGGCTCATCAAACGGTTCTCGATAATCTGGAGCTAGGCGCATACACCCGCGACCATGGCGCTGATATTCGCGCCGACATCGATTACCAATTCCAGACCTTTCCCCGGTTGGCAGAACGTCGTCATCAACTCGCGGGAACTCTGAGCGGTGGTGAGCAGCAGATGCTGGCGATCGCCCGGGCGTTGATGAGTCGCCCCCAACTTTTGCTCTTAGATGAACCCAGTCTGGGCTTAGCCCCGACCATTGTTTTAGAGATTTTTGCCATTATCCAATCCCTCCACACCGCTGGCGTCACCATTTTGCTGGTGGAGCAAAATGCCACTCTGGCACTGCAAGCTGCCGATCGCGGGTATGTTTTAGAGGCGGGATGCATCACCTTGGAGGGGCCTGCGACCGAATTGTTAACGAATGAACAAGTGAAGCGAGCCTATTTGGGCTAG
- a CDS encoding ATP-binding cassette domain-containing protein: MGLYHRAAEPAKTLSYGDQRRLEIARALALKPQVLLLDEPAAGMNPSEKQVLCELIRDLRQQFQLTVLLIEHHVPLVMELCDRIAVLNFGELIALGNPATVRNDPAVIEAYLGGEA; encoded by the coding sequence ATGGGGCTGTACCATCGAGCAGCGGAACCCGCCAAAACACTGTCCTATGGCGATCAGCGGCGATTAGAGATAGCCCGAGCCTTGGCCTTGAAGCCCCAAGTGCTGCTGTTGGATGAACCGGCTGCTGGCATGAATCCCAGTGAAAAGCAGGTGTTGTGCGAATTAATTCGGGATCTGCGGCAACAGTTCCAGCTGACGGTACTGCTGATTGAACATCATGTACCCTTGGTGATGGAATTGTGCGATCGCATTGCAGTCTTGAATTTTGGGGAATTAATTGCCTTGGGAAATCCCGCCACCGTCCGCAATGATCCCGCCGTGATCGAAGCCTATCTGGGAGGAGAGGCATGA
- a CDS encoding ATP-binding cassette domain-containing protein yields MNPSPSIATTALGTDSTILAVQALTCRFGGLVAVNQVSFSIQEHEIFGLIGPNGAGKTTLFNLITGLIPPSSGQLLYRGQVITKLPPRPSCSQGDCPYLSKYPLVW; encoded by the coding sequence ATGAACCCTTCCCCTAGCATCGCCACCACTGCCTTAGGAACCGACTCAACGATTCTGGCAGTGCAGGCATTGACTTGCCGTTTTGGGGGACTGGTGGCCGTCAATCAAGTTTCCTTCAGTATTCAAGAGCACGAGATCTTTGGGTTGATTGGCCCCAATGGGGCTGGAAAAACCACCTTATTTAATTTGATCACCGGACTGATTCCTCCCTCCAGTGGTCAGTTGCTCTATCGCGGTCAGGTGATCACAAAACTCCCCCCCCGACCGAGTTGCAGCCAAGGGGATTGCCCGTACCTTTCAAAATATCCGCTTGTTTGGTAA
- the psb28 gene encoding photosystem II reaction center protein Psb28: MSDPIPTVQFFEGIPEHISNVSLRRDKNSGMRVVVMTFEDLQSLTRFNSFTKKFSQALILADAEGQMELQPASVKFIFGGDDGDDLQRMECKLEIDQDQHWDRFMRFMHRYAEANGMAYGEPEDQGEGVKPRH; this comes from the coding sequence ATGTCCGATCCCATCCCTACGGTTCAGTTTTTTGAAGGCATTCCTGAGCACATCAGTAATGTCAGCCTGCGTCGGGATAAGAATTCTGGTATGCGAGTCGTGGTCATGACCTTTGAAGATTTGCAGTCCTTGACCCGGTTCAATAGTTTTACCAAAAAATTCTCCCAAGCTCTGATCCTCGCCGATGCCGAAGGGCAAATGGAGCTTCAACCTGCCAGCGTCAAATTCATCTTCGGGGGCGACGATGGTGACGACTTGCAGCGGATGGAATGCAAGCTAGAAATCGACCAGGATCAGCACTGGGATCGCTTTATGCGCTTCATGCACCGCTACGCTGAAGCCAATGGCATGGCCTATGGTGAGCCTGAAGATCAAGGAGAGGGTGTCAAACCTAGGCACTGA
- a CDS encoding glutamine synthetase family protein translates to MVFNEEEDIPVAIAPRSLLKQQLERAKALGYQLMGASELELYVFADSYAEAKRKNYHDLQPIGDYIEDYHIFQGTKEELIIGAIRKHLERSGIPVEFSKGEWGPGQQEINLRYTDFLEMCDRHVLYKHLAKEIAWQNDKSITFMAKWDERFAGSSMHLHASVWDQAGNPLFPGDEAFGPVHSSPLFRWFLGGWMTHIRELFAFYAPYPTSYKRYVAGSFAPTGIAWAYDNRTAGFRILGHGASLRLECRCPGADANPYLAFAVTLAAGLDGIQNQIEPPPMFEGDVYAARDLPQVPASLHESIQALETSTWARQTLGDEVIDHYLHFFRTEQRKFDEVVTSWERARYFERA, encoded by the coding sequence ATGGTTTTTAATGAGGAAGAAGATATTCCGGTGGCGATCGCGCCTCGCAGTCTGTTGAAACAACAGCTCGAACGGGCCAAGGCGCTGGGCTATCAACTCATGGGAGCTTCCGAATTAGAACTCTATGTGTTTGCAGATTCCTACGCCGAGGCCAAGCGCAAGAACTACCATGACCTCCAGCCCATTGGGGATTACATTGAGGACTACCATATCTTCCAGGGAACAAAGGAAGAATTGATCATCGGTGCCATTCGCAAGCATTTAGAGCGATCGGGCATTCCCGTGGAGTTCTCAAAGGGAGAATGGGGACCGGGACAACAGGAGATTAATCTCCGCTATACCGATTTCTTAGAAATGTGCGATCGCCACGTTCTCTACAAACATTTGGCGAAGGAAATTGCCTGGCAAAACGATAAATCCATTACCTTTATGGCGAAATGGGATGAACGCTTTGCAGGATCTAGTATGCACCTCCATGCTAGTGTCTGGGATCAGGCGGGCAACCCCCTGTTTCCAGGGGACGAGGCCTTTGGCCCCGTGCATAGCTCGCCGCTGTTCCGGTGGTTCTTAGGGGGCTGGATGACTCACATTCGGGAGCTGTTTGCCTTTTATGCCCCCTATCCCACCTCCTATAAGCGCTATGTTGCAGGTTCTTTTGCCCCCACCGGAATTGCCTGGGCCTATGACAATCGCACCGCTGGGTTCCGCATCTTAGGGCATGGAGCCTCCCTGCGCTTAGAGTGCCGTTGTCCAGGGGCGGATGCCAATCCCTATCTGGCCTTTGCGGTGACCCTGGCGGCTGGACTGGATGGGATTCAAAATCAAATTGAACCGCCCCCGATGTTTGAAGGCGATGTCTACGCGGCTCGGGATCTGCCCCAGGTGCCAGCGAGTCTCCATGAGTCGATTCAGGCATTAGAAACGAGCACTTGGGCACGCCAAACCTTGGGGGATGAGGTGATTGACCACTACCTCCACTTCTTCCGCACCGAACAACGGAAGTTTGATGAGGTCGTGACCAGTTGGGAGCGGGCTAGATATTTTGAGCGCGCTTAA
- a CDS encoding sulfite exporter TauE/SafE family protein: MLDFLLIMALGFLGSFGHCVGMCGPLTVAFSLSQQSASPPTLWQQFCFHGLLNLGRVISYVLVGMGIGALGSVLVAGGQLAGIESGLRQGLAIFTGTLLIWMGLAQINPQLLPPTPLFHPFTQGRLHQQLSAAMLQLSSQAFWLTPVLVGITWGLIPCGFLYAAQIKAAATGDPLRGAATMLAFGLGTLPAMVGVGLSASVISADRRSQLFRIGGWVMLLIGGLTLLRTGNTMTDFTGHASLFCLMLTLAARPISRLWAAPLRYRRVFGSQRLPPGDRPYPAHGATYPELAPGCDRLYATGTTGGTLARGGSPWVDVACSLHQL, encoded by the coding sequence ATGTTGGACTTCCTGCTGATCATGGCGCTGGGATTTCTAGGGAGTTTCGGGCACTGTGTTGGCATGTGTGGCCCGCTGACGGTGGCCTTCTCCCTTTCCCAACAATCGGCCTCCCCTCCCACCCTATGGCAACAGTTCTGTTTTCACGGGTTGTTGAACCTCGGGCGGGTGATAAGCTACGTTCTCGTGGGGATGGGGATTGGTGCCCTGGGGTCTGTCCTTGTGGCCGGGGGACAATTGGCTGGGATTGAGAGTGGGTTGCGCCAAGGACTGGCTATCTTCACAGGGACGCTGCTGATCTGGATGGGACTGGCTCAAATCAATCCCCAGCTTCTCCCTCCGACCCCTCTCTTCCACCCCTTCACCCAAGGAAGACTACACCAACAACTCAGTGCTGCTATGCTGCAGCTCTCCTCCCAAGCATTCTGGTTAACCCCTGTGCTGGTAGGCATCACTTGGGGGCTGATTCCCTGTGGTTTTTTGTACGCAGCTCAGATTAAAGCCGCTGCCACTGGTGATCCACTCCGAGGTGCTGCCACGATGTTGGCTTTTGGATTGGGAACGTTACCTGCCATGGTGGGGGTGGGACTATCGGCATCGGTGATCAGTGCGGATCGTCGCAGCCAATTGTTTCGCATCGGCGGTTGGGTGATGCTGCTGATTGGTGGGTTAACCCTCCTGCGAACGGGCAACACCATGACGGATTTCACAGGTCATGCGTCCCTATTTTGCTTGATGCTGACCTTAGCTGCCCGGCCCATCAGTCGCCTCTGGGCGGCTCCCCTGCGCTACCGACGGGTTTTTGGGAGTCAGCGCCTGCCTCCTGGCGATCGCCCATACCCTGCACATGGTGCAACATACCCTGAACTGGCACCTGGATGCGATCGCCTTTATGCTACCGGAACAACAGGGGGCACTTTGGCTAGGGGTGGCAGCCCTTGGGTTGATGTTGCCTGCAGCCTGCACCAGCTTTGA
- a CDS encoding BlaI/MecI/CopY family transcriptional regulator: protein MVPLPNHRPQQLSLGPLETEILKIVWDLGSATVKDVHELILADPNRELAYASVTTVLNRLTKKGWLTCNKQDRSFTWQPLVSEQQARALHAYVQLNQFLAVGNPDVVAAFADSLDQASVEQLEAIAQKLQAVRKAKEDGTCT, encoded by the coding sequence ATGGTTCCCCTTCCCAACCACCGCCCGCAACAACTCTCCCTCGGCCCCCTAGAGACAGAGATATTGAAAATTGTCTGGGATCTCGGTTCTGCAACGGTTAAAGATGTCCACGAGCTCATTTTGGCTGATCCCAACCGCGAGCTTGCCTATGCCTCGGTGACCACAGTGCTGAATCGTCTGACCAAGAAAGGTTGGCTGACTTGCAATAAGCAGGATCGAAGTTTCACCTGGCAACCCCTGGTATCTGAACAGCAAGCTAGGGCACTCCATGCCTATGTACAGTTGAACCAGTTTTTGGCGGTGGGCAATCCGGATGTGGTAGCCGCTTTCGCCGATAGCCTGGATCAAGCCAGTGTGGAACAACTGGAGGCGATCGCCCAAAAACTCCAAGCTGTCCGCAAAGCCAAGGAGGATGGAACATGCACTTGA
- a CDS encoding M56 family metallopeptidase, translating to MHLMMLLVALGLAWSVRYRWVESGGHWEKRWQWGLRRLLFPPLMLLSTAIAVMWMGPHGQMVWAWEGWLSYALAIGWLVFAGILWLKHFWEGWHILQTIRTHSTTNLRGSVVRVLEIPTLYCAQVGFWHPELVISQGILDTLGADHLEAVLAHEQAHHHYRDTFWFFWLGWIRQMTAWLPQTESIWQELLMLRELRADLWASRQTDALLLAEALLLVVNHPRPRSWPKIFLLPLVRSLPPIASPNASKHY from the coding sequence ATGCACTTGATGATGTTGCTGGTTGCTTTGGGACTAGCCTGGTCTGTACGTTACCGCTGGGTAGAATCCGGAGGTCACTGGGAAAAACGTTGGCAATGGGGGTTAAGACGGTTGCTATTTCCCCCTCTGATGTTACTCTCAACAGCGATCGCCGTGATGTGGATGGGCCCCCATGGGCAGATGGTCTGGGCGTGGGAGGGTTGGCTCAGTTATGCACTGGCAATCGGCTGGCTCGTCTTTGCTGGGATTTTATGGCTAAAGCATTTCTGGGAGGGCTGGCATATCCTGCAAACCATCCGCACCCACTCCACCACCAATCTCAGGGGAAGCGTAGTGCGCGTCCTAGAAATACCTACTCTCTACTGTGCCCAAGTAGGTTTTTGGCATCCGGAACTGGTGATCAGTCAGGGAATCTTAGATACCTTAGGAGCCGATCATCTAGAGGCGGTACTCGCCCATGAACAGGCTCACCACCATTATCGGGATACGTTCTGGTTCTTCTGGCTGGGGTGGATACGGCAGATGACAGCTTGGCTGCCACAAACTGAATCCATCTGGCAGGAACTCTTGATGCTGCGGGAACTCCGGGCTGATCTTTGGGCATCTCGGCAAACCGATGCCCTGCTCCTCGCCGAAGCATTACTCCTGGTTGTCAATCACCCCCGACCCCGATCCTGGCCGAAAATTTTTCTGCTGCCTTTAGTACGGTCGCTCCCTCCCATCGCCTCACCCAACGCATCGAAGCACTATTAA
- the rsmI gene encoding 16S rRNA (cytidine(1402)-2'-O)-methyltransferase gives MKLQASRLYIVGTPIGNLEDMTFRAVQVLQQVDAIAAEDTRHTGKLLQHFHITTPQISYHDHNRQSRTPELLQRLQQGQAIALVTDAGMPCISDPGYELVKACVAAAIPIIPIPGVSAVTAALCASGLPTEPFVFEGFLPAKHQERCTYLERLQSEGRTLIFYEAPHRLRQTLVDLAAMLGDHRRIVIGRELTKLHEEFWRGTLVGAIAHYGDREPQGEFTLVVAGAEVSQVVPTLAVLKAELQHLLEQGLSRSQASRQLAQTTAIPRRQLYQLTLEIQVPQP, from the coding sequence ATGAAGTTACAAGCAAGCAGACTCTACATTGTGGGTACCCCTATCGGCAACCTGGAAGATATGACCTTCCGGGCGGTGCAAGTGTTGCAGCAGGTGGATGCGATCGCCGCTGAAGATACCCGTCATACGGGCAAGCTGCTCCAGCATTTTCACATCACCACCCCCCAGATTAGCTACCACGATCACAATCGCCAGTCCCGCACCCCAGAGCTGCTCCAGCGGTTACAGCAAGGGCAAGCGATCGCCCTGGTCACCGATGCTGGCATGCCCTGTATTTCTGATCCCGGCTATGAACTGGTGAAGGCTTGTGTGGCTGCGGCGATTCCCATCATTCCCATTCCAGGCGTAAGTGCCGTGACTGCGGCCCTGTGCGCCTCTGGACTGCCGACAGAGCCCTTTGTCTTTGAGGGCTTTCTGCCCGCCAAACATCAGGAGCGTTGCACCTATCTGGAACGGCTTCAAAGCGAAGGTCGTACCCTGATTTTCTATGAAGCCCCCCATCGCCTGCGTCAAACCTTGGTGGATTTAGCGGCCATGCTGGGTGATCATCGTAGGATTGTAATTGGGCGAGAACTGACCAAACTCCATGAGGAATTCTGGCGGGGTACCCTGGTAGGGGCGATCGCCCATTATGGCGATCGGGAACCCCAAGGGGAGTTTACCCTGGTCGTCGCCGGGGCTGAGGTTTCCCAGGTAGTGCCCACCCTGGCGGTCTTGAAAGCAGAGCTACAGCACTTATTGGAACAAGGCCTTTCGCGATCGCAGGCCAGCCGCCAACTAGCTCAAACCACCGCCATACCTCGGCGTCAACTCTATCAATTGACCCTAGAAATTCAGGTGCCCCAACCCTAG
- the gshB gene encoding glutathione synthase has translation MKFVFVIDPIQQLDPGHDTSVALMEAAQALGHEVWITQAHQLSVVDGKAWGLLEQVQLVPVTLVGERWVTRDAWFSLSESIPQPLESMNAVFMRTDPPVTVPYLFATYLLDYIDPTQTQVINAPQGLRAANEKMYALQFRDAIPETIVTQSKPVIREFVEQQGAAVLKPLGGKAGEGILFLEPGDRNLNSLIEISTQQGRIPVMVQTYLPAAKEGDKRIILLHGEPIGALNRIPTGAEFRGNMAVGGRVAQVGITAREQEICQQLAPTLRRDGLIFVGIDVIGGYLTEVNVTSPTGIREIDRLEGRCLGQQVIEWVVAHQPHRAAT, from the coding sequence ATGAAATTTGTTTTTGTGATTGATCCGATTCAACAACTTGATCCAGGGCATGACACCAGTGTGGCTCTGATGGAGGCCGCCCAAGCCTTAGGGCATGAAGTCTGGATTACCCAGGCTCATCAACTCAGTGTCGTAGATGGTAAGGCATGGGGCCTGCTGGAGCAGGTGCAGCTGGTTCCGGTCACCCTGGTCGGTGAGCGGTGGGTGACCCGTGACGCTTGGTTCTCGCTGTCTGAGTCGATCCCCCAGCCCCTGGAGTCTATGAATGCCGTTTTTATGCGCACAGACCCGCCCGTGACGGTGCCTTATCTGTTTGCAACCTATCTCTTGGACTATATTGACCCCACCCAAACACAGGTAATCAATGCCCCCCAAGGGCTACGGGCTGCTAACGAAAAAATGTATGCGCTGCAATTTCGGGATGCCATCCCAGAGACCATTGTCACCCAAAGTAAGCCCGTGATCCGGGAGTTTGTCGAGCAGCAAGGGGCTGCGGTGCTGAAACCCCTGGGGGGTAAAGCCGGAGAAGGGATTTTGTTTCTGGAACCCGGCGATCGCAATCTCAACTCCCTGATCGAAATCAGCACCCAACAGGGACGGATTCCGGTTATGGTGCAGACCTATCTACCCGCAGCGAAGGAGGGAGACAAACGGATTATTCTGCTTCATGGAGAACCCATTGGAGCCTTGAACCGCATTCCCACGGGGGCTGAGTTTCGCGGCAATATGGCGGTTGGGGGGCGCGTGGCTCAGGTGGGAATTACAGCCCGGGAGCAGGAAATTTGCCAACAACTGGCACCGACGTTGCGTCGGGATGGCCTGATTTTTGTGGGGATTGATGTCATTGGTGGGTATCTGACCGAGGTGAATGTTACCAGTCCTACGGGAATTCGAGAAATTGACCGACTGGAGGGACGCTGTTTAGGACAGCAGGTGATCGAGTGGGTAGTGGCTCATCAGCCGCATAGAGCCGCAACTTGA
- the grxC gene encoding glutaredoxin 3: MPPKIEIYTWQACPFCLRAKALLSKKKVEFTEYRIDGDNAGRAAMAKRASGRRSVPQIFINDQHIGGCDDLYALDRQGQLDPLLR; the protein is encoded by the coding sequence ATGCCTCCCAAAATTGAAATCTACACCTGGCAAGCTTGTCCATTTTGTCTGCGTGCCAAGGCATTATTGTCGAAAAAAAAGGTTGAGTTTACCGAATATCGGATTGATGGGGACAATGCGGGACGTGCTGCGATGGCAAAACGAGCCAGTGGCAGACGTTCAGTGCCTCAGATTTTTATCAATGATCAGCACATTGGCGGCTGCGATGACCTCTATGCTCTAGACAGACAGGGACAGCTAGATCCCTTACTTCGCTGA